A single genomic interval of Gammaproteobacteria bacterium harbors:
- a CDS encoding NAD(P)-binding protein → MRQAVLLRAREGNTPMRIKRRDLISGFGIAVGALHLSPLEAIAAGMLDPQAAGPEYYPPALTGLRGNHAGSFETAHALALQGQHLPYPASASDSRYDLVVVGGGLSGLAAARFFREQRGHEARILVLDNHDDFGGHAKRNEFTVDGHTLIGYGGSQSIDTPSGYSPQSAALLRALGIDTTRFYRYYDREFTRRNKLGSKLFFDRAHYGVDRLIDDPRANSWLGTGDSTDPAAAVQRMPLDAKSRAAYLRLITDTRDLLAGKSTEDKILLLRGMSYDDFLRHVAGMPEPVVLLFRSESMGLWGIGYDAISALEAARNEMPGTLHLGIGAALATHGGAEDEPYIFHFPDGNAGIARLLVRDLVPGSASGNSMEDIVGARLRYDQLDLAQHAVRIRLNATVLDVRHAADRATVDVMYARAGRTERVQASHAVLACYNNIIPYLCHELPPAQAEALRWPQKVPLVYTNVALRNWRAFAKAGMYYFSAPQDFFGYGMLDFPVSMPGYAFSENPDQPILLHLVHTPAVPGLPPREQYRQGRATLLGMRFEDFEQHVVRQLQGMLGEYGFDAARDIAAITVNRWPHGYAYEYIDLHDPADWGHDKGPHITGRARCGRISIANSDSEANAYVNGAVDAAWRAVAEQLEQAG, encoded by the coding sequence ATGCGCCAGGCTGTCCTGCTCCGCGCACGCGAAGGAAACACACCCATGCGCATCAAGCGACGCGACCTCATATCAGGATTCGGTATTGCCGTGGGAGCACTGCATCTCAGCCCGCTGGAGGCCATCGCAGCAGGTATGCTCGACCCTCAGGCTGCCGGCCCCGAATACTATCCGCCGGCGCTGACGGGTCTGCGTGGCAACCACGCCGGTTCCTTCGAAACGGCGCACGCGCTGGCACTGCAGGGGCAGCACTTGCCCTACCCGGCAAGCGCGAGTGATTCGCGCTACGACCTGGTGGTCGTTGGCGGAGGGTTGTCGGGACTCGCGGCGGCGCGCTTCTTCCGCGAACAGCGCGGGCACGAGGCGCGTATCCTGGTACTCGACAACCACGACGATTTCGGCGGCCATGCCAAGCGCAATGAATTCACGGTCGATGGCCACACCCTCATTGGCTACGGCGGCAGCCAGAGCATCGACACGCCCTCGGGCTACAGCCCGCAATCGGCCGCCCTGCTGCGCGCGCTCGGCATCGATACCACGCGCTTCTATCGCTATTACGACCGGGAATTCACCCGCCGCAACAAGCTGGGATCGAAACTGTTCTTCGACCGCGCGCACTACGGCGTCGACCGCCTGATCGACGATCCGCGTGCTAATTCCTGGCTGGGAACCGGCGATTCCACCGATCCGGCAGCGGCGGTGCAACGCATGCCGCTCGACGCAAAGTCCCGCGCAGCCTACCTGCGCCTGATCACCGACACCCGGGATCTGCTGGCGGGCAAGAGCACCGAGGACAAGATCCTGCTGCTGCGCGGCATGTCATACGACGATTTCCTGCGCCACGTCGCGGGCATGCCGGAGCCGGTCGTGCTGCTGTTTCGCAGCGAGTCGATGGGGCTCTGGGGCATAGGATACGATGCCATTTCGGCGCTGGAAGCCGCGCGCAACGAGATGCCGGGCACCCTTCATCTGGGCATCGGCGCGGCTCTGGCGACCCACGGCGGCGCCGAGGACGAACCCTATATCTTTCATTTTCCCGATGGCAATGCCGGCATCGCACGACTCCTCGTACGCGATCTCGTGCCGGGCAGCGCCAGCGGCAATTCGATGGAAGACATCGTCGGTGCGCGATTGCGCTACGACCAGCTCGACCTGGCGCAACATGCCGTGCGCATCCGCCTGAACGCCACCGTACTCGATGTGCGTCACGCTGCCGACCGCGCCACCGTGGACGTGATGTATGCGCGCGCCGGGCGCACCGAACGCGTGCAGGCGAGCCACGCCGTGCTCGCCTGCTACAACAACATCATCCCGTACCTGTGTCACGAACTGCCGCCAGCGCAGGCCGAAGCGCTGCGCTGGCCGCAAAAAGTGCCGCTGGTGTATACCAACGTGGCTTTGCGCAACTGGCGCGCTTTTGCCAAGGCCGGAATGTATTATTTTTCCGCACCGCAGGATTTTTTCGGCTACGGGATGCTCGATTTTCCGGTGAGCATGCCGGGCTATGCATTCAGCGAAAATCCCGACCAGCCGATCCTGCTGCACCTGGTGCATACGCCAGCGGTCCCCGGACTGCCGCCACGCGAGCAATATCGCCAGGGGCGCGCCACGCTGCTGGGCATGCGCTTCGAGGATTTCGAACAGCATGTAGTGCGCCAGTTGCAGGGCATGCTGGGCGAATACGGCTTCGATGCCGCGCGCGATATCGCCGCAATCACCGTGAACCGCTGGCCGCACGGCTATGCCTACGAATACATCGACCTCCACGATCCCGCCGACTGGGGTCACGACAAGGGCCCGCATATTACCGGGCGCGCCCGCTGCGGCAGAATATCGATCGCCAATTCGGATTCGGAAGCGAACGCCTATGTCAACGGCGCGGTCGACGCCGCGTGGCGCGCGGTAGCGGAACAGCTGGAGCAGGCCGGATAG
- a CDS encoding DUF861 domain-containing protein — translation MRKAIVAALVFGVTFACSAAEHPVLMRGALLNGEIFADPRAESLDETSASGTVGARDLVVHESDDGCLQTGVYETGRNRYQVDEPYEHDEFMYFLQGGVTLSSGDGTVIEAVAGDGVLVPKGWTGTWDSAGYRKLYVIYDCPD, via the coding sequence GTGAGAAAAGCAATCGTTGCCGCTCTTGTGTTCGGCGTAACCTTCGCCTGCAGCGCCGCGGAACACCCGGTATTGATGCGCGGAGCACTGCTCAACGGTGAAATATTCGCCGATCCGCGTGCCGAGAGCCTCGACGAGACCAGCGCCAGCGGCACGGTGGGCGCGCGCGATCTGGTCGTGCACGAAAGTGACGACGGCTGTCTGCAGACCGGTGTCTATGAAACCGGGCGCAATCGCTACCAGGTCGATGAGCCTTATGAACACGATGAATTCATGTACTTCCTGCAGGGCGGTGTGACCCTCAGCTCGGGGGATGGCACCGTGATCGAGGCCGTGGCAGGCGATGGTGTGCTGGTGCCAAAGGGCTGGACCGGGACCTGGGACAGCGCCGGTTACCGCAAGCTCTACGTGATCTACGACTGCCCGGACTGA
- a CDS encoding amidohydrolase translates to MNAFTGTGLRKLNIAALLGLGLLLGACTPEQAPAPQLPRPASPVRPVADLVLRGGEIYTMDAARSWAEAVAIRNGRILFAGDDSEVEALIGAETQVVDLAGKMVLPGMQDVHIHPIGGGMEAAACNLNGLKTSEQYLEAIRRYAESHPDEAWITGGGWLMSAFGPGAMPGREILDAIVADRPVFLSSSDGHTAWANSKALEIAGITRDTPDPVDGRIDRDPASGEPIGSLQEGARALVAKHVPAPSAAQRLAGLRYSVAMLNGYGVTGMQDAHVSEADLETYETLDANRELSLHVVAAQWWERDQGLEQIAAMKTRRARYTRGHVRATTVKIMQDGVMENYTAAMLEPYLIEGEVRGIPMVEPEFLKEAVTALDAEGFQVHFHAIGDAAVRQCLDAVQSARENNGALGHRHHIAHLQLIDAADIPRFRQLDVIANFQPLWAWADDYITELTIPFIGAERASRMYPIGSLHDSGAMIAFGSDWSVSTANPFEEIEVAVRRADPELDDGDVFVAEQRIDLPEALAAFTIDAAYTNGMEHDAGSLEAGKYADLVVLDRNLFTIDVREISEAKALLTLFEGEPVHGSIDAL, encoded by the coding sequence ATGAATGCTTTCACCGGAACAGGCCTGCGCAAGCTGAATATCGCCGCGCTGCTCGGCCTCGGCTTGCTGCTCGGGGCGTGCACACCCGAGCAGGCGCCGGCACCGCAACTTCCCCGGCCGGCGAGTCCGGTGCGACCGGTCGCGGACCTGGTATTGCGGGGCGGCGAGATTTACACCATGGATGCCGCCCGCTCCTGGGCCGAGGCAGTGGCGATACGCAACGGGCGGATTCTGTTCGCGGGCGACGATAGCGAGGTCGAGGCGCTGATCGGGGCGGAAACGCAGGTGGTCGATCTGGCTGGAAAAATGGTGTTGCCGGGCATGCAGGATGTCCATATCCATCCCATCGGCGGTGGCATGGAAGCAGCGGCCTGCAATCTGAACGGCCTCAAGACCAGCGAGCAGTACCTGGAGGCGATCAGGCGTTACGCCGAGTCACATCCCGACGAGGCCTGGATCACCGGTGGTGGCTGGCTGATGTCGGCCTTCGGGCCAGGCGCCATGCCCGGGCGCGAGATCCTCGATGCGATCGTCGCGGATCGTCCGGTATTTCTCTCGAGCAGCGATGGTCACACCGCGTGGGCCAACAGCAAGGCGCTGGAGATTGCGGGAATTACCCGCGATACGCCTGATCCGGTGGACGGGCGCATCGACCGCGATCCGGCGAGTGGAGAGCCGATCGGCAGCCTGCAGGAAGGGGCCCGCGCACTGGTCGCGAAGCATGTACCGGCACCGAGCGCGGCGCAGCGTCTCGCCGGGCTGCGTTACTCGGTGGCGATGCTCAATGGCTACGGGGTCACCGGGATGCAGGATGCCCACGTCAGCGAGGCGGATCTCGAGACCTATGAAACACTGGACGCCAATCGCGAGTTGAGCCTGCATGTGGTGGCGGCGCAATGGTGGGAGCGCGATCAGGGGCTGGAGCAGATCGCCGCGATGAAGACGCGTCGCGCGCGCTATACGCGCGGTCATGTGCGCGCCACCACCGTCAAGATCATGCAGGACGGCGTGATGGAGAACTACACCGCCGCGATGCTGGAGCCCTATCTCATCGAGGGCGAGGTGCGCGGCATTCCGATGGTCGAGCCGGAATTTCTCAAGGAAGCCGTGACGGCGCTGGATGCCGAGGGCTTCCAGGTGCACTTTCATGCCATCGGTGATGCCGCGGTCCGTCAGTGTCTCGACGCGGTGCAGAGCGCGCGCGAGAACAACGGTGCGCTCGGTCATCGCCACCATATCGCCCACCTGCAATTGATAGACGCCGCTGACATCCCGCGTTTTCGCCAACTCGACGTGATCGCCAATTTCCAGCCGCTATGGGCCTGGGCCGATGACTACATCACCGAGCTCACGATCCCTTTCATCGGTGCCGAGCGCGCCAGCCGCATGTACCCGATCGGCAGCCTGCACGACAGCGGTGCCATGATCGCCTTTGGCAGTGACTGGTCGGTCTCGACGGCAAATCCCTTCGAGGAGATCGAAGTCGCGGTGCGGCGCGCGGATCCGGAGCTCGACGATGGTGATGTGTTCGTTGCGGAGCAGCGCATCGACCTGCCCGAGGCGCTGGCCGCCTTTACCATCGATGCGGCCTACACCAATGGCATGGAACACGACGCGGGCTCGCTCGAGGCGGGCAAGTACGCCGACCTGGTGGTGCTCGATCGCAACCTGTTCACAATCGATGTGCGCGAGATTTCGGAGGCGAAAGCACTGCTGACGCTGTTCGAGGGCGAGCCGGTGCACGGCAGCATCGATGCGTTGTAG
- a CDS encoding aspartate/tyrosine/aromatic aminotransferase → MFENLCLLAPDPILGLMAEFRQDPRTRKIDLGVGVYQDESGCTPIMRAVHEAEAQLLRTETTKTYQGIAGDPLYNERMSALLLGQAHPVLVENRCRGVQTPGGCGALRIGAELIRRARPDARVWVSTPTWANHIPLIGGAGLQILEYPYYDAARRAIDFDAMMSTLAGVGAGDIVLLHGCCHNPTGADLDLDQWRAIAGLALKNGFTPFVDTAYQGLGDGIDQDAEGLRLLSAVVPECIVAASCSKNFGLYRERAGAVFFIAANPAAADAVASQAMASARQIYSMPPAHGAAIVATILGDDGLRSRWQAELGEVRDRINAMRVLLAERLADNAAGIDFSFIPRQKGMFSFLGISSAQLERLREEFGVYMVGSTRVNLAGINHGNIDHLAAALHAVLGARG, encoded by the coding sequence ATGTTCGAGAATCTTTGCCTGCTCGCGCCTGATCCGATTCTGGGTCTCATGGCGGAATTCCGCCAGGATCCGCGTACTCGCAAGATCGACCTCGGGGTCGGCGTCTACCAGGACGAATCGGGTTGTACGCCGATCATGCGCGCGGTGCACGAGGCCGAAGCGCAACTGCTTCGCACCGAAACCACCAAGACCTACCAGGGCATCGCCGGCGATCCACTCTACAACGAGCGCATGAGCGCGTTGCTGCTCGGCCAGGCTCACCCGGTGCTTGTGGAGAACCGCTGCCGCGGCGTGCAGACGCCAGGCGGCTGCGGCGCCTTGCGGATCGGCGCGGAACTCATCCGTCGCGCACGCCCCGATGCCCGGGTCTGGGTCAGCACTCCGACCTGGGCCAATCATATTCCGCTGATCGGTGGCGCCGGGCTGCAGATACTGGAGTATCCCTACTACGACGCCGCGCGCCGCGCCATCGATTTCGATGCGATGATGAGCACGCTTGCCGGCGTGGGTGCCGGTGACATCGTGCTGCTGCACGGCTGCTGTCATAACCCCACCGGCGCGGATCTCGATCTGGATCAATGGCGCGCGATCGCCGGCCTGGCGCTGAAAAACGGCTTCACGCCATTCGTCGATACCGCTTACCAGGGCCTTGGCGATGGTATCGACCAGGATGCCGAGGGCTTGCGCCTGCTGAGTGCGGTGGTGCCCGAATGCATCGTGGCGGCCTCCTGCTCGAAGAATTTCGGCCTGTATCGCGAGCGCGCCGGCGCGGTGTTTTTCATCGCCGCGAACCCTGCCGCGGCCGACGCGGTGGCCAGTCAGGCCATGGCTTCGGCGCGCCAGATCTATTCGATGCCGCCCGCGCACGGCGCGGCGATCGTCGCAACGATACTCGGTGACGATGGCTTGCGCTCGCGGTGGCAGGCGGAACTCGGTGAAGTGCGCGATCGCATCAACGCGATGCGCGTGCTGCTGGCGGAGCGGCTCGCGGACAATGCCGCGGGCATCGATTTCTCGTTCATCCCGCGGCAGAAGGGCATGTTTTCGTTTCTCGGTATCAGTTCGGCGCAACTCGAACGGCTGCGCGAGGAGTTCGGTGTTTATATGGTCGGATCGACGCGCGTCAATCTCGCGGGCATCAACCACGGCAATATCGACCATCTCGCCGCGGCGCTGCATGCGGTACTGGGCGCGCGCGGGTGA